One window of Populus nigra chromosome 5, ddPopNigr1.1, whole genome shotgun sequence genomic DNA carries:
- the LOC133694346 gene encoding uncharacterized protein LOC133694346: protein MGLNATNGSSSFTTIMTTITSMGSPPAIMGLSGYYLRFIKGFSTIASPLTKLTRKEVRFVWSEECDVSVRELKERLTSAPVLALPLGTEGFVVYSDASKRGLGCVLMQHGRAIAYASRKLKSHEVNYPVHDLELVAVVFALRVWRHYLYGTQVQIFTDEKSLKYLMSQKELNMWQRRWVELIKDYDCIIDYHPRKANVVVDALSRKGKTVMNDMELKEQENIVELKKKRLASNCRAPGVTISSVKDSICVSRQGLGGSTSRWESKIDQREGKQGGKKGNDAIWVVVDRLKKYALFLPLKMTDSVDKLAIGTKLNLSMAFHPQTDGQCERTIQTLEDLLRSCVLEFGGNWEDLLPLVEFTYNNSHQTTIGMAPYEALYGRKCRTPIYWEEVGERKLLGPEMVQLTTNKVRVIKKRMKETQDRQKSYADHRRRPLEFQVGDKVFVKVAPWKGIIRFGIKGKLAPRYISSFEIKERIGLVAYQLELPVNLDKIHNVSLLRKAKIDPSRVLPQVPLKIKGDLTMKTMPIKILDRDEKLLRNKRVLLVRVL from the exons ATGGGTCTAAATGCTACTAATGGCAGTTCAAGCTTTACTACTATTATGACCACTATTACCTCCATGGGTAGCCCACCTGCCATCATGGGATTGTCAG GATATTATCTGAGGTTTATTAAGGGGTTTTCCACCATAGCATCACCTTTAACAAAGCTGACCCGCAAGGAAGTCAGGTTTGTTTGGTCAGAAGAGTGTGATGTGAGCGTTCGAGAACTGAAGGAGAGGCTCACTTCTGCTCCTGTGCTGGCCCTCCCATTAGGGACAGAAgggtttgtggtatatagtgatgcctcaaAAAGGGGTCTGGGATGTGTATTGATGCAACACGGGCGTGCGATTGCCTATGCATCAAGAAAGCTAAAGTCGCATGAGGTGAATTACCCGGTTCATGACCTAGAACTTGTAGCGGTGGTGTTTGCCTTAAGAGTATGGAGACATTACTTATATGGgacacaagttcaaatcttcACAGATgaaaaaagtttgaagtatttgatgtcaCAGAAGGAGTTGAACATGTGGCAGAGAAGATGGGtagagttaataaaagattacgaTTGCATTATTGACTACCATCCTAGAAAGGCTAATGTAGTAGTCGATGCCTTGAGTAGGAAGGGAAAAACAGTGATGAATGATATGGAGCTGAAGGAACAGGAAAAtatagtggaattaaaaaaaaaaaggcttgcaTCTAATTGTAGGGCCCCGGGTGTCACTATTAGCTCAGTTAAAGATTCTATCTGTGTTTCGAGACAAGGTCTTGGTGGCTCAACAAGCAGATGGGAAAGTAAAATAGATCAAAGGGAGGGTAAACAAGG GGGAAAGAAGGGGAATGATGCCATATGGGTGGTCGTGGATCGACTAAAGAAATAtgctttgtttttgcctttAAAGATGACTGATTCGGTGGATAAACTg GCAATAGGGACAAAGTTGAATCTGAGCATGGCATTTCATCCTCAGACGGATGGTCAGTGTGAAAGGACCATTCAAACTCTGGAGGATCTCCTGAGGTCCTGTGTGCTGGAGTTTGGAGGGAATTGGGAGGATCTTCTGCCATTGGtggagtttacttataataatagtcACCAAACTACTATTGGTATGGCTCCATATGAAGCATTGTATGGGAGGAAATGTCGTACCCCAATTTATTGGGAGGAAGTAGGAGAAAGGAAGCTTTTGGGACCTGAAATGGTGCAACTGACAACTAACAAAGTGAGGGTGATCAAAAAGAGGATGAAGGAAACCCAGGATAGACAAAAAAGTTACGCAGATCACCGAAGAAGGCCGTTGGAATTCCAAGTGGGGGATAAAGTATTTGTGAAGGTGGCTCCTTGGAAAGGCATCATTCGATTTGGAATAAAAGGGAAATTAGCCCCGAGATATATTAGCTCTTTTGAGATTAAGGAAAGAATTGGGCTCGTTGCTTATCAATTAGAATTGCCTGTAAatttggataagattcacaATGTGTCATTGTTGCGAAAGGCCAAGATAGACCCCTCACGGGTATTGCCACAGGTTCCTTTGAAGATTAAAGGGGATCTAACCATGAAAACTATGCCCATCAAGATCTTAGATCGAGATGAGAAGTTATTAAGGAATAAAAGAGTTCTCTTGGTGAGAGTATTATAG